The following coding sequences lie in one Ictalurus punctatus breed USDA103 chromosome 16, Coco_2.0, whole genome shotgun sequence genomic window:
- the hapln1b gene encoding hyaluronan and proteoglycan link protein 1 isoform X2: protein MRTQGFPWREQCPENHTSCTSLPSSHSESWHHLFPSEVTALKQYSKMNTLFLLTFLSVCHAENFDQAYDLSPYRITYISENGPGLSVMTEQAKVVSYRGGNVTLPCTFQRNPAFVPNPKMRIKWTKLTSDYLKEIDVFVAMGFHKKSYGSFHGRVHLRGATENDASLVISEITLEDYGRYKCEVIDSLEDGTAVVSLNLQGVVFPYFPPHGRYNLNFQDAEKACQDQDAIMASFEQLYDAWREGLDWCNAGWLSDGSVQYPITKPREPCGGKNTVPGIRNYGMQDKEKNRYDVFCFTSKYKGRFYYLTPSLKMTYDEAVLACQKVGAQIAKVGQMYAAWKLLGYDRCDVGWLADGSVRYPISRPRRRCSPTEAAVRFSGFPDKKHKLYGVYCFKGYN from the exons gacccaaggtttcccttGGAGGGAACAGTGCCCAGAGAATCACACTTCCtgcaccagcttgccttcttcccatagtgaaTCCTGGCatcatctcttccccag TGAAGTAACGGCACTAAAGCAATATAGCAAGATGAACACTCTGTTTCTCCTCACCTTCCTCTCCGTGTGCCATGCAGAGAACTTTGACCAGGCTTACGatttgtcaccttacaggatcACTTACATCTCAG aaaatggcCCTGGATTGTCTGTTATGACAGAACAAGCCAAAGTAGTGTCTTACCGGGGGGGTAATGTAACACTGCCATGCACGTTTCAAAGGAACCCCGCATTTGTCCCCAATCCTAAAATGAGGATAAAGTGGACTAAGTTAACATCAGATTATCTGAAAGAGATTGATGTTTTTGTAGCTATGGGTTTCCATAAGAAGAGCTATGGTAGTTTCCATGGCCGTGTGCATCTACGTGGTGCCACTGAGAATGATGCGTCACTGGTCATTAGTGAGATAACATTGGAGGACTATGGGAGATACAAATGTGAGGTGATTGACAGTCTGGAGGATGGCACTGCAGTGGTGTCCCTCAATCTGCAAG GTGTAGTTTTTCCGTATTTCCCACCTCATGGCCGCTACAACCTGAACTTCCAAGATGCTGAGAAAGCCTGTCAAGACCAGGATGCCATCATGGCCTCCTTTGAGCAGCTGTATGATGCTTGGAGGGAAGGGCTAGACTGGTGCAATGCTGGTTGGCTTAGTGATGGATCAGTGCAGTACCCAATCACCAAACCTCGAGAGCCATGTGGAGGGAAGAACACAGTCCCTGGCATAAGGAATTATGGAATGCAAGACAAGGAAAAGAACAGATATGATGTCTTCTGTTTCACATCAAAGTACAAAG GGCGTTTCTACTACCTTACACCATCTTTGAAGATGACATATGATGAAGCAGTGCTGGCATGTCAAAAGGTTGGTGCTCAGATTGCCAAGGTGGGCCAAATGTATGCAGCATGGAAGCTGCTGGGCTATGATCGTTGTGATGTTGGCTGGCTGGCTGATGGAAGTGTGCGCTACCCCATCTCACGTCCACGTCGCCGCTGTAGCCCCACAGAGGCTGCTGTGCGCTTCTCCGGTTTCCCAGACAAGAAACACAAACTCTATGGGGTCTACTGCTTCAAAGGGTACAACTGA
- the hapln1b gene encoding hyaluronan and proteoglycan link protein 1 isoform X4: MSEVTALKQYSKMNTLFLLTFLSVCHAENFDQAYDLSPYRITYISENGPGLSVMTEQAKVVSYRGGNVTLPCTFQRNPAFVPNPKMRIKWTKLTSDYLKEIDVFVAMGFHKKSYGSFHGRVHLRGATENDASLVISEITLEDYGRYKCEVIDSLEDGTAVVSLNLQGVVFPYFPPHGRYNLNFQDAEKACQDQDAIMASFEQLYDAWREGLDWCNAGWLSDGSVQYPITKPREPCGGKNTVPGIRNYGMQDKEKNRYDVFCFTSKYKGRFYYLTPSLKMTYDEAVLACQKVGAQIAKVGQMYAAWKLLGYDRCDVGWLADGSVRYPISRPRRRCSPTEAAVRFSGFPDKKHKLYGVYCFKGYN; this comes from the exons TGAAGTAACGGCACTAAAGCAATATAGCAAGATGAACACTCTGTTTCTCCTCACCTTCCTCTCCGTGTGCCATGCAGAGAACTTTGACCAGGCTTACGatttgtcaccttacaggatcACTTACATCTCAG aaaatggcCCTGGATTGTCTGTTATGACAGAACAAGCCAAAGTAGTGTCTTACCGGGGGGGTAATGTAACACTGCCATGCACGTTTCAAAGGAACCCCGCATTTGTCCCCAATCCTAAAATGAGGATAAAGTGGACTAAGTTAACATCAGATTATCTGAAAGAGATTGATGTTTTTGTAGCTATGGGTTTCCATAAGAAGAGCTATGGTAGTTTCCATGGCCGTGTGCATCTACGTGGTGCCACTGAGAATGATGCGTCACTGGTCATTAGTGAGATAACATTGGAGGACTATGGGAGATACAAATGTGAGGTGATTGACAGTCTGGAGGATGGCACTGCAGTGGTGTCCCTCAATCTGCAAG GTGTAGTTTTTCCGTATTTCCCACCTCATGGCCGCTACAACCTGAACTTCCAAGATGCTGAGAAAGCCTGTCAAGACCAGGATGCCATCATGGCCTCCTTTGAGCAGCTGTATGATGCTTGGAGGGAAGGGCTAGACTGGTGCAATGCTGGTTGGCTTAGTGATGGATCAGTGCAGTACCCAATCACCAAACCTCGAGAGCCATGTGGAGGGAAGAACACAGTCCCTGGCATAAGGAATTATGGAATGCAAGACAAGGAAAAGAACAGATATGATGTCTTCTGTTTCACATCAAAGTACAAAG GGCGTTTCTACTACCTTACACCATCTTTGAAGATGACATATGATGAAGCAGTGCTGGCATGTCAAAAGGTTGGTGCTCAGATTGCCAAGGTGGGCCAAATGTATGCAGCATGGAAGCTGCTGGGCTATGATCGTTGTGATGTTGGCTGGCTGGCTGATGGAAGTGTGCGCTACCCCATCTCACGTCCACGTCGCCGCTGTAGCCCCACAGAGGCTGCTGTGCGCTTCTCCGGTTTCCCAGACAAGAAACACAAACTCTATGGGGTCTACTGCTTCAAAGGGTACAACTGA
- the hapln1b gene encoding hyaluronan and proteoglycan link protein 1 isoform X1: protein MCQINIHMNARTQGFPWREQCPENHTSCTSLPSSHSESWHHLFPSEVTALKQYSKMNTLFLLTFLSVCHAENFDQAYDLSPYRITYISENGPGLSVMTEQAKVVSYRGGNVTLPCTFQRNPAFVPNPKMRIKWTKLTSDYLKEIDVFVAMGFHKKSYGSFHGRVHLRGATENDASLVISEITLEDYGRYKCEVIDSLEDGTAVVSLNLQGVVFPYFPPHGRYNLNFQDAEKACQDQDAIMASFEQLYDAWREGLDWCNAGWLSDGSVQYPITKPREPCGGKNTVPGIRNYGMQDKEKNRYDVFCFTSKYKGRFYYLTPSLKMTYDEAVLACQKVGAQIAKVGQMYAAWKLLGYDRCDVGWLADGSVRYPISRPRRRCSPTEAAVRFSGFPDKKHKLYGVYCFKGYN, encoded by the exons ATGTGTCaaattaacatccacatgaatgccaggacccaaggtttcccttGGAGGGAACAGTGCCCAGAGAATCACACTTCCtgcaccagcttgccttcttcccatagtgaaTCCTGGCatcatctcttccccag TGAAGTAACGGCACTAAAGCAATATAGCAAGATGAACACTCTGTTTCTCCTCACCTTCCTCTCCGTGTGCCATGCAGAGAACTTTGACCAGGCTTACGatttgtcaccttacaggatcACTTACATCTCAG aaaatggcCCTGGATTGTCTGTTATGACAGAACAAGCCAAAGTAGTGTCTTACCGGGGGGGTAATGTAACACTGCCATGCACGTTTCAAAGGAACCCCGCATTTGTCCCCAATCCTAAAATGAGGATAAAGTGGACTAAGTTAACATCAGATTATCTGAAAGAGATTGATGTTTTTGTAGCTATGGGTTTCCATAAGAAGAGCTATGGTAGTTTCCATGGCCGTGTGCATCTACGTGGTGCCACTGAGAATGATGCGTCACTGGTCATTAGTGAGATAACATTGGAGGACTATGGGAGATACAAATGTGAGGTGATTGACAGTCTGGAGGATGGCACTGCAGTGGTGTCCCTCAATCTGCAAG GTGTAGTTTTTCCGTATTTCCCACCTCATGGCCGCTACAACCTGAACTTCCAAGATGCTGAGAAAGCCTGTCAAGACCAGGATGCCATCATGGCCTCCTTTGAGCAGCTGTATGATGCTTGGAGGGAAGGGCTAGACTGGTGCAATGCTGGTTGGCTTAGTGATGGATCAGTGCAGTACCCAATCACCAAACCTCGAGAGCCATGTGGAGGGAAGAACACAGTCCCTGGCATAAGGAATTATGGAATGCAAGACAAGGAAAAGAACAGATATGATGTCTTCTGTTTCACATCAAAGTACAAAG GGCGTTTCTACTACCTTACACCATCTTTGAAGATGACATATGATGAAGCAGTGCTGGCATGTCAAAAGGTTGGTGCTCAGATTGCCAAGGTGGGCCAAATGTATGCAGCATGGAAGCTGCTGGGCTATGATCGTTGTGATGTTGGCTGGCTGGCTGATGGAAGTGTGCGCTACCCCATCTCACGTCCACGTCGCCGCTGTAGCCCCACAGAGGCTGCTGTGCGCTTCTCCGGTTTCCCAGACAAGAAACACAAACTCTATGGGGTCTACTGCTTCAAAGGGTACAACTGA
- the hapln1b gene encoding hyaluronan and proteoglycan link protein 1 isoform X3, translated as MVSPLPSLGFAVLKKDSTLVGQLCSRRVCEVTALKQYSKMNTLFLLTFLSVCHAENFDQAYDLSPYRITYISENGPGLSVMTEQAKVVSYRGGNVTLPCTFQRNPAFVPNPKMRIKWTKLTSDYLKEIDVFVAMGFHKKSYGSFHGRVHLRGATENDASLVISEITLEDYGRYKCEVIDSLEDGTAVVSLNLQGVVFPYFPPHGRYNLNFQDAEKACQDQDAIMASFEQLYDAWREGLDWCNAGWLSDGSVQYPITKPREPCGGKNTVPGIRNYGMQDKEKNRYDVFCFTSKYKGRFYYLTPSLKMTYDEAVLACQKVGAQIAKVGQMYAAWKLLGYDRCDVGWLADGSVRYPISRPRRRCSPTEAAVRFSGFPDKKHKLYGVYCFKGYN; from the exons ATGGTAAGCCCGCTACCCTCTTTAGGCTTTGCTGTGCTGAAGAAGGACAGTACTCTGGTAGGGCAGCTGTGCTCAAGACGTGTCTG TGAAGTAACGGCACTAAAGCAATATAGCAAGATGAACACTCTGTTTCTCCTCACCTTCCTCTCCGTGTGCCATGCAGAGAACTTTGACCAGGCTTACGatttgtcaccttacaggatcACTTACATCTCAG aaaatggcCCTGGATTGTCTGTTATGACAGAACAAGCCAAAGTAGTGTCTTACCGGGGGGGTAATGTAACACTGCCATGCACGTTTCAAAGGAACCCCGCATTTGTCCCCAATCCTAAAATGAGGATAAAGTGGACTAAGTTAACATCAGATTATCTGAAAGAGATTGATGTTTTTGTAGCTATGGGTTTCCATAAGAAGAGCTATGGTAGTTTCCATGGCCGTGTGCATCTACGTGGTGCCACTGAGAATGATGCGTCACTGGTCATTAGTGAGATAACATTGGAGGACTATGGGAGATACAAATGTGAGGTGATTGACAGTCTGGAGGATGGCACTGCAGTGGTGTCCCTCAATCTGCAAG GTGTAGTTTTTCCGTATTTCCCACCTCATGGCCGCTACAACCTGAACTTCCAAGATGCTGAGAAAGCCTGTCAAGACCAGGATGCCATCATGGCCTCCTTTGAGCAGCTGTATGATGCTTGGAGGGAAGGGCTAGACTGGTGCAATGCTGGTTGGCTTAGTGATGGATCAGTGCAGTACCCAATCACCAAACCTCGAGAGCCATGTGGAGGGAAGAACACAGTCCCTGGCATAAGGAATTATGGAATGCAAGACAAGGAAAAGAACAGATATGATGTCTTCTGTTTCACATCAAAGTACAAAG GGCGTTTCTACTACCTTACACCATCTTTGAAGATGACATATGATGAAGCAGTGCTGGCATGTCAAAAGGTTGGTGCTCAGATTGCCAAGGTGGGCCAAATGTATGCAGCATGGAAGCTGCTGGGCTATGATCGTTGTGATGTTGGCTGGCTGGCTGATGGAAGTGTGCGCTACCCCATCTCACGTCCACGTCGCCGCTGTAGCCCCACAGAGGCTGCTGTGCGCTTCTCCGGTTTCCCAGACAAGAAACACAAACTCTATGGGGTCTACTGCTTCAAAGGGTACAACTGA
- the hapln1b gene encoding hyaluronan and proteoglycan link protein 1 isoform X5 translates to MNTLFLLTFLSVCHAENFDQAYDLSPYRITYISENGPGLSVMTEQAKVVSYRGGNVTLPCTFQRNPAFVPNPKMRIKWTKLTSDYLKEIDVFVAMGFHKKSYGSFHGRVHLRGATENDASLVISEITLEDYGRYKCEVIDSLEDGTAVVSLNLQGVVFPYFPPHGRYNLNFQDAEKACQDQDAIMASFEQLYDAWREGLDWCNAGWLSDGSVQYPITKPREPCGGKNTVPGIRNYGMQDKEKNRYDVFCFTSKYKGRFYYLTPSLKMTYDEAVLACQKVGAQIAKVGQMYAAWKLLGYDRCDVGWLADGSVRYPISRPRRRCSPTEAAVRFSGFPDKKHKLYGVYCFKGYN, encoded by the exons ATGAACACTCTGTTTCTCCTCACCTTCCTCTCCGTGTGCCATGCAGAGAACTTTGACCAGGCTTACGatttgtcaccttacaggatcACTTACATCTCAG aaaatggcCCTGGATTGTCTGTTATGACAGAACAAGCCAAAGTAGTGTCTTACCGGGGGGGTAATGTAACACTGCCATGCACGTTTCAAAGGAACCCCGCATTTGTCCCCAATCCTAAAATGAGGATAAAGTGGACTAAGTTAACATCAGATTATCTGAAAGAGATTGATGTTTTTGTAGCTATGGGTTTCCATAAGAAGAGCTATGGTAGTTTCCATGGCCGTGTGCATCTACGTGGTGCCACTGAGAATGATGCGTCACTGGTCATTAGTGAGATAACATTGGAGGACTATGGGAGATACAAATGTGAGGTGATTGACAGTCTGGAGGATGGCACTGCAGTGGTGTCCCTCAATCTGCAAG GTGTAGTTTTTCCGTATTTCCCACCTCATGGCCGCTACAACCTGAACTTCCAAGATGCTGAGAAAGCCTGTCAAGACCAGGATGCCATCATGGCCTCCTTTGAGCAGCTGTATGATGCTTGGAGGGAAGGGCTAGACTGGTGCAATGCTGGTTGGCTTAGTGATGGATCAGTGCAGTACCCAATCACCAAACCTCGAGAGCCATGTGGAGGGAAGAACACAGTCCCTGGCATAAGGAATTATGGAATGCAAGACAAGGAAAAGAACAGATATGATGTCTTCTGTTTCACATCAAAGTACAAAG GGCGTTTCTACTACCTTACACCATCTTTGAAGATGACATATGATGAAGCAGTGCTGGCATGTCAAAAGGTTGGTGCTCAGATTGCCAAGGTGGGCCAAATGTATGCAGCATGGAAGCTGCTGGGCTATGATCGTTGTGATGTTGGCTGGCTGGCTGATGGAAGTGTGCGCTACCCCATCTCACGTCCACGTCGCCGCTGTAGCCCCACAGAGGCTGCTGTGCGCTTCTCCGGTTTCCCAGACAAGAAACACAAACTCTATGGGGTCTACTGCTTCAAAGGGTACAACTGA